The following proteins are co-located in the Echinicola sp. 20G genome:
- a CDS encoding helix-turn-helix domain-containing protein: protein MNYLKDMSDTPSNTENFVDQAESIILENVSNEEFGVSDLAEAMHTSRSNLLRKIKQQTKLSASQFIRQVRLEKSMEILGQTSLTVSEVSFNVGFGSTSYFIKCFREYYGYPPGEVGRRGKLDKSSAVTSARHRQLVAIMFTDIEGYTALMQTDEKKGVAYRDRHRKVFDSTTKKYNGRILQYYGDGTLSTFSSAIDAVRCGIEMQLAFREEPTIPIRIGIHSGDIIVSDEEIIGDGVNVASRIESLAKTGSIYISDKVYDEVKNQDDLVTVSMGIHQLKNVTKPMEVYAVSNDQLGAIERLDAGVSKRKPIVKWSLIVTTVLLMAILVYSFEIFNGKLGSDSAVSSNDKSIAVLPFKNESSDSSNQYFVNGLMESTLNNLQKIKDLRVISRSSVEKYRNTDMTIPEIAEELQVSYFVEGSGQKIGDQILLHIQLIEASTDRHLWAEQYNREVVDVFELQNEVARNIVSSIEVIVTPSELDLIEKKPTENLLAYDYYLRALGPLHSRTHDGLQQAVGLLEKAIELDPEFALAYANIAISYYLLEISQLEKQYTEKINSYADKALLYDSKSAESLIAKSFYYLQTKEYSLALPHLEKALEYNPNSSFAIQMLADFYFRIIPNSGKYLEYALKGVQLDVAANDAVTLSYLYLNLSNAFIQNGFVDEAITYINKSLDLFPENYFAPYVKALIMYAKEPDIERTKQTLKQVWKKDTTRLDILQEVANFYFYEEDYDSAFYFFNKFVTAKEANGLDIYPQEDLRIGKVYEKMGLKEQSKHYYQAYTEYCENDQSIYKNASLAMKFANEGKIDLAIEHLNRFATQDNFQYWMLVFMKIDPLVNPLRDHPAFDKVMQKIEDRFWENQARLEKSLEEKELI from the coding sequence TTGAACTACCTAAAAGATATGTCAGACACTCCTTCCAACACCGAAAATTTTGTAGATCAGGCGGAATCCATCATCCTTGAGAACGTCTCCAATGAAGAATTCGGTGTCTCTGACCTGGCAGAAGCCATGCATACGAGTCGTTCTAACCTACTCAGAAAGATCAAGCAACAAACTAAGCTTTCAGCGAGTCAGTTCATTCGTCAGGTTCGGTTAGAAAAAAGTATGGAGATACTTGGACAGACTTCCCTGACTGTTTCGGAAGTTTCCTTCAACGTTGGCTTTGGAAGTACTTCCTACTTTATCAAATGCTTCAGAGAATACTATGGTTATCCGCCTGGTGAGGTAGGAAGAAGAGGAAAGCTTGATAAAAGTTCAGCAGTCACATCGGCCAGACATCGACAGTTAGTGGCGATTATGTTCACTGATATTGAGGGATATACTGCCCTTATGCAAACGGATGAAAAGAAAGGTGTTGCCTATCGAGATCGGCATAGAAAAGTTTTTGATTCTACGACTAAAAAATACAACGGGCGCATTCTGCAGTATTATGGTGATGGCACATTAAGTACATTCTCAAGTGCTATCGATGCCGTGCGGTGTGGCATTGAAATGCAACTTGCTTTTAGGGAGGAACCTACAATCCCCATTCGAATTGGAATACATTCAGGCGATATCATTGTATCAGATGAAGAGATCATCGGGGATGGAGTAAATGTTGCTTCCCGTATTGAATCTCTTGCCAAGACTGGAAGTATTTATATCTCCGACAAGGTGTATGATGAAGTTAAAAATCAAGATGACCTTGTAACGGTGTCCATGGGCATTCATCAACTGAAAAACGTTACCAAGCCCATGGAAGTGTATGCCGTTTCCAATGATCAACTTGGTGCTATTGAGCGCTTGGATGCTGGCGTCTCAAAGAGAAAACCGATTGTGAAATGGTCCTTAATAGTTACAACCGTACTCCTAATGGCAATCCTTGTCTACTCTTTTGAAATATTCAATGGAAAATTGGGGTCAGATTCGGCTGTAAGTTCAAATGATAAGTCCATAGCCGTGTTGCCATTCAAAAATGAGAGCAGTGATTCATCGAACCAGTATTTCGTGAATGGTCTCATGGAGTCAACACTGAACAATCTTCAAAAAATCAAAGACCTGCGGGTAATCAGCAGATCTTCTGTAGAAAAATACAGAAACACAGATATGACCATTCCCGAAATAGCCGAAGAACTCCAGGTCAGTTATTTTGTAGAAGGCAGTGGTCAGAAGATCGGAGACCAAATACTACTCCATATCCAGCTGATTGAAGCCTCAACGGATCGGCATCTCTGGGCAGAGCAGTATAACCGGGAAGTTGTCGATGTTTTTGAATTGCAGAATGAAGTGGCTCGTAATATAGTCAGCTCCATAGAAGTCATCGTAACCCCTTCGGAACTTGATCTTATAGAGAAAAAACCTACTGAAAACCTGCTGGCCTATGATTATTATCTTCGGGCACTTGGCCCGCTTCATTCAAGAACGCATGATGGGCTTCAACAAGCCGTTGGATTATTGGAAAAAGCGATAGAACTAGACCCTGAATTCGCCCTGGCTTATGCCAACATCGCTATATCATACTATCTTCTTGAAATATCCCAATTGGAGAAACAGTACACCGAAAAGATTAATAGTTATGCAGATAAGGCCTTGCTTTATGATTCAAAATCTGCTGAGAGTCTCATCGCCAAGTCTTTTTATTATCTACAAACAAAGGAGTACAGCCTAGCCCTGCCACACCTTGAAAAGGCCCTGGAATATAACCCTAATTCATCTTTTGCCATACAGATGCTTGCAGATTTCTATTTTAGAATCATTCCCAACTCTGGTAAGTACCTGGAGTACGCCTTGAAAGGGGTTCAGCTTGATGTGGCAGCCAATGATGCTGTTACCCTGAGCTATCTCTACTTAAACCTTAGTAACGCCTTTATCCAGAATGGTTTTGTTGATGAGGCGATTACCTATATCAATAAATCACTTGACCTCTTTCCAGAAAACTATTTTGCACCTTATGTAAAGGCCTTGATCATGTATGCCAAGGAACCTGATATTGAACGGACCAAACAAACGTTAAAACAGGTCTGGAAAAAGGATACCACACGACTAGACATCTTGCAGGAGGTGGCCAATTTCTACTTTTACGAGGAGGACTATGACAGTGCTTTTTATTTCTTCAATAAATTCGTAACTGCCAAAGAAGCAAATGGACTGGATATTTATCCTCAGGAAGATTTAAGGATCGGTAAGGTTTATGAAAAGATGGGCTTGAAAGAACAATCGAAGCATTATTATCAGGCTTATACGGAATATTGTGAAAATGACCAGTCCATCTACAAAAATGCAAGCCTGGCTATGAAATTTGCTAATGAGGGGAAAATAGACCTAGCCATTGAACATCTTAATAGGTTTGCAACGCAGGATAATTTTCAATACTGGATGCTTGTATTTATGAAAATCGACCCACTGGTAAACCCTTTGAGAGATCATCCAGCATTTGATAAGGTCATGCAAAAGATCGAGGATCGGTTCTGGGAAAATCAGGCCAGACTAGAAAAGTCCCTGGAGGAAAAGGAACTGATTTAA
- a CDS encoding ankyrin repeat domain-containing protein has product MKALKNSSLAVLMSLVLAVLLTSCGHTNGHEKSASGIEKPEMNIHSAVINGNLEIVRQHIKAGTDINEIEPMSGSTPLISAATFGKTAIAQALIEAGADLTLSNKEGTTPLHAAAFFCRVEIVQLLMDVNADRTLKNSFGATPRETVMGPFSEIKPIYEMMQQQLAPLGMQLDMEQLEKTRPVIAMMLQ; this is encoded by the coding sequence ATGAAAGCGTTAAAGAACAGCTCCTTAGCAGTACTCATGAGCCTAGTGCTGGCGGTATTATTAACCTCTTGCGGTCATACCAATGGCCATGAGAAAAGTGCATCAGGAATTGAAAAGCCTGAAATGAATATTCACTCCGCAGTAATAAATGGAAACCTGGAAATAGTAAGACAGCATATAAAGGCAGGCACCGACATTAATGAAATAGAACCCATGAGTGGGTCCACACCTTTGATCTCAGCTGCTACATTCGGTAAAACAGCTATTGCTCAAGCACTGATAGAAGCTGGTGCAGACTTAACCCTCTCAAATAAAGAGGGCACCACACCGCTTCATGCAGCAGCCTTCTTTTGCCGGGTTGAGATTGTACAGTTGCTGATGGATGTCAATGCTGATAGGACACTTAAAAATAGTTTCGGAGCCACTCCCAGGGAAACCGTTATGGGACCATTTTCTGAGATCAAGCCCATCTATGAAATGATGCAACAACAGCTAGCACCATTAGGCATGCAACTGGATATGGAGCAGCTCGAAAAGACCCGCCCTGTAATTGCGATGATGCTACAGTAA